One window of Mycoplasmopsis gallopavonis genomic DNA carries:
- a CDS encoding coiled-coil domain-containing protein encodes MTSFKNAFNDFRALMKSLETNHLDNFYNLSKIFYDDEFAKFNTDMLTSEAIDKELELFANFSFILKDVIRNYQNYDDQQILAKYQKLEDLYFAKKKDYFQILIQNYLKILNARKKDLNNSFGSNEYYANKINEYLGNFNASYNQDATIDVLKQNLQDLTTHLSSFDEDIQEKHLALEAFKGSFNKITEIANSLKQRFSTFSEEIDSQINLPLADYALDIAKMSSNQILEHKNQVEELLNKINELSAKYEAQEDEKSAKIHELKRLIVETETFITNTKAIQFSDFNELLNTSLNNAKTINEDSDLETIKQTLINLTDNLALATNASREYQELLTNLLDQKTQIKSKLFSKDANLADLANYLNTWNQNFEIKLESLTKAQLKEFEVALNNFFRANNEIIAQIIKKHQTLVINYTNLKSSLNSLISMDNLSENLIRIKEDFLQNYAQINLSQTGNAELEKINTKLESFINEFKTFFKSDLLEMYIANKDFLATNNSNLSNQQLNFFESENNLNQNLSKLKELNNFMKEIISVHSNLDLGSLNEAQFDSLQNQFSEILNSEQLNNFLEYKNELNQKMEEFKNLWDLASEKYQTSNDPEIKENYEQNIQNLDRQSNLSLEKIAENTLKLHFFLSLEEHIVQPEQPKVQAQKSNYLLWVLLPIAVTLPILGIAGYFIFKKFKK; translated from the coding sequence ATGACTTCTTTTAAAAATGCTTTTAATGATTTTCGAGCGTTAATGAAAAGTTTAGAAACCAATCACTTAGATAATTTTTATAATCTTTCAAAGATTTTTTATGATGATGAATTTGCTAAATTTAACACTGACATGCTAACAAGTGAAGCAATTGATAAAGAACTTGAATTATTTGCTAATTTTAGTTTTATTTTAAAAGATGTAATTAGGAATTATCAAAATTATGATGATCAACAAATTCTTGCTAAATATCAAAAACTTGAAGATTTATATTTTGCGAAGAAAAAAGATTATTTTCAAATTCTAATTCAAAATTATTTAAAGATTTTAAATGCCCGTAAAAAAGATCTTAATAATAGCTTTGGCTCAAACGAATATTATGCAAACAAAATTAATGAATATTTAGGAAACTTTAATGCTTCATACAATCAAGATGCAACAATTGATGTTCTTAAACAAAATCTCCAAGACTTAACTACTCATTTATCAAGTTTTGATGAAGATATTCAAGAGAAACATCTTGCTTTAGAAGCTTTTAAGGGATCTTTTAACAAAATAACTGAAATAGCAAATTCACTAAAACAACGCTTTTCAACTTTTAGCGAAGAAATTGATTCGCAAATTAACTTGCCACTTGCGGATTATGCTCTTGACATTGCAAAAATGAGTTCAAATCAAATTCTTGAACACAAAAATCAAGTTGAAGAATTATTAAATAAGATTAATGAATTATCAGCAAAATATGAAGCACAAGAAGATGAAAAAAGTGCCAAAATTCATGAATTAAAAAGATTAATTGTTGAAACAGAAACTTTTATTACAAATACAAAAGCAATTCAGTTTAGTGATTTTAATGAACTTTTAAATACATCTTTAAATAATGCAAAAACAATTAATGAAGATAGCGATCTTGAAACAATTAAACAAACTTTAATCAATCTTACAGACAACCTTGCTCTTGCTACTAATGCTTCAAGAGAATATCAAGAATTATTAACAAATTTACTAGATCAAAAAACACAAATTAAATCCAAATTATTTAGTAAAGATGCAAATCTTGCTGATTTAGCAAATTATCTTAACACTTGAAACCAAAATTTTGAAATTAAATTAGAAAGTTTAACCAAAGCACAGCTGAAAGAATTTGAGGTTGCTCTTAATAATTTCTTTAGAGCAAACAATGAAATTATTGCTCAAATTATCAAAAAACATCAAACATTAGTTATTAATTATACAAACTTAAAAAGCAGTTTAAATTCACTTATTAGTATGGATAATCTTTCAGAAAATTTAATTAGAATCAAAGAGGATTTTCTTCAAAATTATGCTCAAATTAATCTTAGTCAAACCGGAAATGCTGAGTTAGAAAAAATAAATACTAAGTTAGAAAGTTTTATTAATGAATTTAAAACTTTCTTTAAATCGGATTTATTAGAAATGTATATTGCTAATAAAGACTTTTTAGCAACAAATAACTCTAATTTATCTAATCAACAATTAAATTTCTTTGAGTCAGAAAACAATTTAAATCAAAATTTAAGTAAGCTTAAAGAACTTAATAATTTTATGAAAGAAATTATTTCAGTTCATAGCAACTTAGACCTTGGTAGTTTAAATGAGGCTCAATTTGATTCTTTACAAAATCAATTTAGTGAAATTTTAAACTCAGAACAATTGAACAACTTTCTTGAATATAAAAATGAATTAAATCAAAAAATGGAAGAATTTAAAAATCTTTGAGATTTAGCTTCCGAAAAATATCAGACAAGCAATGATCCAGAAATTAAGGAAAATTATGAGCAAAATATTCAAAACCTTGATCGTCAATCAAATTTATCCTTAGAAAAAATAGCAGAAAATACTTTAAAACTTCATTTCTTTTTAAGTTTAGAAGAACACATTGTCCAACCAGAACAACCCAAAGTTCAAGCACAAAAATCAAACTATTTATTATGAGTTTTATTACCAATTGCAGTTACGCTTCCAATTCTTGGAATAGCTGGATATTTCATCTTTAAAAAATTCAAAAAATAA
- a CDS encoding PDxFFG protein yields the protein MSKKLSLKLKVLIASGLIAAGVGASYGAVWAYAQNSDEVKGSFPPFSKEALKNNYASIKEEGVLTPQLGILDPLKEKKVADLNEDATEFWFLNKPEERMDLDTFFQKYYEIYQEGFILEVKYASFSFFDEYVLAVRPKQFIDFSKWFMTNVAWGPDILTLESFRIVKGAEQRGNSITLGSHSTDKKESSEIKFFPDAFFGSLPIFSSYSGRGLAPDALTYSTFTKSVDLKTLEEYLNNIPLASAIMNSNHTEYTDSYDTSATRDKRPNLELFQGLLTPGRLIGQKFIVYKNDSPEHLKNITISEKEKVAQGLLLVLPYDITKGEFEDLKKANPKIYDQVQFSDFEPAIIKNVKKQALVDPAGKVTPISMKLDFEFTNDREERSKEFSHYYKEVPETLFDMQSLGVYRNLVESQIVNFLDFYDVNNFVGSELYVYHKDGKNYFYKSWAEAENSLKLNGAGENALYKITKFNKVKVGDDFVLYAHLKNIKNNSENADQSELILQFNSGETRIDKKLEFFQFKQAIGYIGSIKPTTLSAGPENITLKDEKGNPIRGLASRDYQLYTEVYSGLIDILTAKYPHLLKDLNGPHVEQTLNKEGYYTYKVVDGPYKGMSDGDRIGLPLVLNALIENYEGISTDFLKYVGAHEYGHHYTLEGTQSLNNQKNSVVVGGLNTRGGVNVQSYFAYDAVKNYLDARTGLEIVRVDALGNETPNGEFINFKYHKIHSDEVFNETDQDIWGTANKNDDIFDLINNKQRRFLQNYETLNEAAKLRDVKVGDLFIANSFDRHSGTLNPYIEGPMSAFNNASDLGFEKLSTERVLNIVYDGKFQKIPYEVKSNGSVDIKVIETLGKGDQMSISKINVFNSDGTPAINVPLFKVLDHASWDYVNRQVDVIKQSINNLVRANGYDSGWNQPSTILGGKPEFSLVKVLEGEKLTKWADEVKTRKDPIEKNPDYNIYGYTLENKERKGWSYLSLFSDASGNLLNWYLIRQAAYSKNFYDSLDDKLTQYKTYIKDKANTYNGYNAGINPTVYFDETHKYSFPLAKNRNSSPIYNNPDRLKSVAAQYDLPVPSGEVLYGFDYFFIAGLNQKYLGFLTSNNTLSSSPQERTSKFVWVPKKMAASFDFSTFLPAMKNLQKVRVDNVEMDAFVFDSFLDFFEFFAVDYTKFTRVGVVEEQVAYNVDLDYAKSKFDFSKLGELTGLSGNESEQEVANYLFEKFIKSPLFITIKDFNPATDLVANQAIFSSRFGIALAEPDFYNNFFLDDSLIPDGQKNFALNVEKLQNLFVRTAQEQGLSGADFNNINAWDLNKFIGNTVQMINHGINTDPYLSNMEFGKPSTGKPSSDFLNYNLTRVEPLINDKFTDYIYSLPETLTRDYVQTTYVPSFENFGNLPSYLKNVNEATTGLDYIVDATKLEGINETKIRHIDIINAQQTVNEYNKFKESIEAIFKIRTEGFNHDLEVKAKLKEIDKKIEEAKKNPDEEVARAEIDSLRGEKLQALSYLGKQAEDVAKATEEGNKKVANLANSVLSEDQTDMRESSYFGKFITNSNGYFKDRWEKTMINMNLYDDQGNPVIIPEKDRRLVSFDGTTKIDNAPEAFFVSQLLNFGVGSRTVSGIFRNKKLDALALYGYIDTASANQIKYLKFTNINNPKDIRYLPVNTTNTNNIFYLQKQGDANSKRTLEDYGYTTWISDYAYMAKYRGTLLEPGNAYYVEFANEQKQVVAPMTLGKIDTLAENGKLQSQAPIQLRAEEKDGNKTGKVIMDIDYQFNILGSKERGTND from the coding sequence ATGTCCAAAAAACTTAGTTTAAAACTAAAAGTCCTCATCGCCAGCGGACTCATTGCAGCTGGTGTTGGTGCTTCATATGGTGCTGTTTGAGCTTATGCACAAAACTCCGATGAAGTTAAAGGATCTTTTCCACCATTTAGTAAAGAAGCTTTAAAAAACAATTATGCTTCAATTAAAGAAGAGGGAGTTTTAACTCCTCAGTTAGGAATTTTAGACCCATTAAAAGAAAAAAAAGTTGCAGATTTAAATGAAGATGCAACAGAATTTTGATTTTTAAACAAACCAGAAGAACGTATGGATTTAGATACATTCTTCCAAAAATATTATGAAATTTATCAAGAAGGATTTATTTTAGAAGTTAAGTATGCTTCATTTAGCTTTTTTGATGAATATGTTTTGGCTGTTCGTCCAAAACAATTTATTGATTTTAGTAAATGATTTATGACTAATGTTGCATGAGGACCTGACATTCTTACTCTTGAAAGCTTTAGAATTGTTAAGGGAGCAGAACAAAGAGGTAACTCAATTACATTAGGTTCACACTCAACTGACAAAAAAGAATCAAGTGAAATTAAATTCTTCCCTGATGCTTTCTTTGGTTCACTTCCAATTTTTAGTTCATACTCAGGAAGAGGACTTGCACCAGATGCTTTAACTTATAGTACATTTACTAAAAGTGTTGATTTAAAAACATTAGAAGAATATTTAAATAATATTCCATTAGCATCAGCAATTATGAATAGCAATCATACTGAATATACAGATTCTTATGATACATCAGCTACTCGTGATAAACGTCCAAATTTAGAACTTTTCCAAGGATTATTAACCCCAGGTCGTTTAATTGGACAAAAATTTATAGTTTATAAAAATGATTCTCCTGAACATTTAAAAAATATTACAATTAGCGAAAAAGAAAAGGTTGCACAAGGTTTACTTTTAGTTTTACCTTACGATATAACAAAGGGAGAATTTGAAGATCTTAAAAAAGCAAATCCTAAAATTTATGATCAAGTTCAATTTAGTGATTTTGAACCTGCGATTATCAAAAATGTCAAAAAGCAAGCTTTAGTGGATCCAGCTGGTAAAGTCACTCCAATCAGTATGAAGCTTGACTTTGAATTTACTAATGATAGAGAAGAACGTTCAAAAGAATTTTCTCACTATTATAAAGAAGTTCCTGAAACTCTTTTTGACATGCAATCTCTTGGGGTTTATCGTAATTTAGTTGAATCACAAATTGTTAACTTTTTAGATTTCTATGATGTTAATAACTTTGTAGGTTCAGAACTTTATGTTTACCACAAAGACGGTAAAAATTACTTTTATAAATCATGAGCGGAAGCTGAGAACTCACTTAAATTAAACGGTGCTGGCGAAAATGCACTTTATAAAATTACTAAGTTTAATAAAGTGAAAGTTGGTGATGATTTTGTTCTTTATGCTCACTTAAAAAACATTAAAAATAATTCTGAAAATGCTGATCAAAGCGAATTAATTCTTCAGTTTAATTCAGGTGAAACTAGAATTGATAAGAAGTTAGAGTTTTTCCAATTTAAACAAGCAATCGGATATATTGGAAGTATTAAACCAACTACTTTATCAGCTGGTCCTGAAAACATTACACTTAAAGATGAAAAAGGAAATCCAATTCGTGGTTTAGCTTCAAGAGATTACCAGCTTTATACAGAAGTTTATTCAGGATTAATTGATATTTTAACCGCAAAATACCCTCACTTATTAAAAGATTTAAATGGACCACACGTAGAACAAACTTTAAATAAAGAAGGATATTATACTTATAAAGTTGTTGATGGTCCTTACAAAGGAATGAGTGATGGAGACAGAATTGGATTACCTTTAGTTTTAAATGCTTTAATTGAAAATTATGAAGGAATTTCAACTGACTTCTTAAAATATGTTGGTGCTCACGAATATGGACACCACTATACATTAGAAGGAACTCAATCATTAAATAATCAAAAGAATTCAGTTGTTGTAGGAGGGCTTAACACACGTGGTGGTGTTAATGTGCAATCTTACTTCGCTTATGATGCTGTTAAAAATTATCTTGATGCTCGTACAGGGCTTGAAATTGTCAGAGTTGATGCTCTTGGTAACGAAACACCAAACGGAGAATTTATCAATTTCAAATATCATAAAATTCACTCAGATGAAGTTTTCAATGAAACAGATCAAGATATTTGAGGAACAGCTAATAAGAATGATGATATTTTTGATTTAATCAATAACAAACAAAGACGTTTTTTACAAAACTATGAAACTTTAAATGAAGCTGCAAAGCTTAGAGATGTTAAAGTTGGTGATTTATTTATTGCTAACTCATTTGACCGTCATTCAGGAACATTGAACCCTTATATTGAAGGGCCGATGTCAGCTTTTAACAATGCAAGCGACTTAGGATTTGAAAAACTTAGCACTGAGAGAGTTTTAAATATCGTTTATGATGGTAAATTCCAAAAAATTCCTTATGAAGTTAAATCTAATGGAAGTGTGGATATTAAAGTTATTGAAACATTAGGTAAAGGTGATCAAATGTCTATTTCTAAGATTAATGTCTTTAATAGTGACGGAACACCTGCAATCAATGTCCCTCTTTTCAAAGTTTTAGATCACGCTTCATGAGATTATGTTAATCGTCAAGTTGATGTAATTAAACAAAGTATTAACAACTTAGTTCGTGCAAACGGATATGATAGTGGATGAAACCAACCTTCAACTATTTTGGGTGGAAAACCAGAATTTTCATTAGTTAAAGTTCTTGAAGGTGAAAAATTAACTAAATGAGCAGATGAAGTTAAAACAAGAAAAGATCCAATTGAGAAAAACCCTGATTACAACATTTATGGTTATACTCTTGAAAACAAAGAAAGAAAAGGGTGATCATATCTTTCATTATTCTCAGATGCAAGTGGTAACTTACTTAACTGATATTTAATTAGACAAGCTGCTTACTCAAAAAACTTTTACGATTCATTAGACGATAAACTTACACAATACAAAACTTACATCAAAGATAAAGCTAATACTTACAACGGATATAACGCCGGAATTAACCCAACTGTATATTTTGATGAAACTCACAAATATAGTTTTCCATTAGCTAAAAATCGTAATAGTTCACCAATTTATAATAATCCAGATCGTCTTAAATCAGTTGCTGCACAATATGATTTACCAGTTCCGTCAGGTGAAGTGCTTTATGGTTTTGATTACTTCTTTATTGCTGGTTTAAACCAAAAATACCTTGGATTTTTAACTTCAAATAATACTTTAAGTTCATCTCCACAAGAACGAACTTCAAAATTTGTGTGAGTGCCTAAGAAAATGGCTGCAAGTTTTGATTTTTCAACATTTTTACCTGCAATGAAAAACTTACAAAAAGTAAGGGTAGATAATGTCGAAATGGACGCTTTTGTTTTTGATAGTTTCTTAGATTTCTTTGAATTTTTTGCAGTTGATTACACTAAATTTACCAGAGTGGGGGTTGTTGAAGAACAAGTTGCTTACAACGTTGATTTAGATTATGCTAAATCAAAATTTGATTTTAGCAAACTTGGTGAATTAACAGGTTTATCAGGAAATGAAAGTGAGCAAGAAGTTGCTAATTATCTTTTTGAAAAATTCATTAAATCACCGTTATTTATTACAATTAAAGATTTCAACCCAGCTACAGATTTAGTTGCAAATCAAGCGATTTTCTCATCAAGATTCGGAATCGCACTTGCAGAACCTGATTTTTACAATAATTTCTTCTTAGATGATTCATTAATTCCAGATGGACAAAAGAACTTTGCTTTAAATGTTGAAAAACTTCAAAATCTTTTTGTTAGAACAGCACAAGAACAAGGTTTAAGTGGGGCTGATTTTAATAACATTAATGCCTGAGATTTAAATAAATTTATCGGAAATACTGTCCAAATGATTAATCACGGTATTAATACTGACCCATATCTTAGCAATATGGAATTCGGTAAACCAAGCACTGGAAAACCATCAAGTGATTTCTTAAACTACAATTTAACAAGAGTTGAACCATTAATTAACGATAAGTTTACTGATTATATTTATTCATTACCAGAAACTTTAACAAGAGATTATGTTCAAACAACTTATGTTCCTTCTTTTGAAAACTTTGGTAATTTACCAAGTTACTTAAAGAATGTTAACGAAGCAACAACAGGACTTGATTATATTGTCGATGCAACTAAACTTGAAGGAATTAACGAAACTAAAATTCGTCACATTGATATTATTAACGCTCAACAAACAGTTAATGAATACAATAAATTCAAAGAAAGTATCGAAGCAATCTTCAAAATTAGAACAGAAGGATTTAATCACGACCTTGAAGTTAAAGCAAAATTAAAAGAAATTGATAAAAAAATTGAAGAAGCTAAGAAAAACCCAGATGAGGAAGTAGCAAGAGCAGAAATAGATTCACTTCGTGGTGAAAAACTGCAAGCTTTATCATATCTTGGAAAACAAGCAGAAGATGTTGCAAAAGCAACCGAAGAAGGAAATAAAAAAGTAGCTAACTTAGCTAATTCAGTTCTTTCAGAAGATCAAACAGACATGAGAGAATCTTCATATTTTGGTAAATTTATTACTAACTCAAACGGTTACTTTAAAGATCGCTGAGAAAAGACTATGATCAACATGAATCTTTATGATGATCAAGGAAACCCAGTTATCATTCCAGAAAAAGATCGTCGTTTAGTTTCTTTTGATGGTACAACAAAAATTGATAACGCTCCAGAAGCATTCTTTGTTTCACAATTATTAAACTTTGGTGTTGGATCAAGAACTGTTTCAGGAATTTTTAGAAATAAAAAATTAGATGCCCTTGCTTTATATGGATACATTGATACAGCAAGTGCAAATCAAATTAAATACTTAAAATTTACAAATATTAATAATCCAAAAGATATTCGTTACTTACCTGTTAATACAACTAACACAAACAACATTTTCTATCTTCAAAAACAAGGTGACGCAAATTCTAAGCGTACTTTAGAAGACTATGGATATACAACTTGAATTTCAGATTATGCTTACATGGCTAAATACCGTGGAACATTGCTTGAACCAGGAAATGCTTACTATGTGGAATTTGCAAATGAACAAAAACAAGTTGTTGCACCAATGACACTTGGGAAAATTGACACCTTAGCAGAAAATGGAAAATTACAATCACAAGCTCCAATTCAATTAAGAGCAGAAGAAAAAGACGGAAACAAAACAGGAAAAGTTATTATGGATATTGATTATCAATTTAATATTTTAGGTTCAAAAGAAAGGGGAACAAATGATTAG